One region of Hymenobacter sediminicola genomic DNA includes:
- a CDS encoding nucleoside deaminase, whose amino-acid sequence MEKSSDAVFMARCQQLAEHAAAQGESPVGALLVCGGKIIAAESEATRRLAAITAHAELLTLQAARQKLGRIDLSDCTLYSTHEPCVMCAYAIRYHRVRRVVFMQPSSYLGGTSAVGSLLTTPHVPPTWAAPPEIEQWQPQ is encoded by the coding sequence ATGGAAAAAAGCTCCGATGCCGTGTTCATGGCTAGGTGCCAGCAACTGGCAGAGCACGCAGCCGCGCAGGGAGAAAGCCCGGTGGGCGCGCTGCTGGTCTGCGGCGGCAAAATAATAGCGGCTGAGTCGGAGGCTACGCGTCGGCTGGCTGCCATTACGGCGCACGCTGAGCTACTAACGTTGCAGGCCGCGCGCCAGAAACTGGGCCGCATCGACCTGTCGGACTGCACGCTGTATTCTACACACGAACCATGCGTGATGTGCGCCTACGCTATTCGCTACCATCGTGTCCGGCGGGTGGTGTTTATGCAGCCGAGTTCCTACCTGGGGGGCACTTCCGCCGTGGGGTCGCTACTGACTACTCCGCACGTACCGCCGACCTGGGCGGCACCGCCGGAAATAGAGCAGTGGCAGCCGCAGTAA